In bacterium, one genomic interval encodes:
- a CDS encoding matrixin family metalloprotease → MNLALRIACAALFCLLAVEQGLADETCPYCNHTNAPTLPEVSPWDAVTDLFQKPSWQNGLAPKMYCFDPGTSEADIVQLMDRIYAGWNNPALYISNSRWTSTAYGTGGAQGEPTILTYSFVPDGITVPDADFGNQPNSIHAELTQNFGSVANGKAKFRQVFDRWQALSGITYVEEANDDGAALFSSPGVVGVRGDIRISSIGFDGSSGVLAYNYFPNTGDMVIDNAENWGSGTQDYRFFRNVTAHEAGHGFGLSHVCPDDCLFLMEPYICTDYDGPQHDDIRGVQRQYGDSAETNDTPATATSFGSPADGTTSLSNMSIDDNTDTDYYAFTVPAGKQVTVTMTPTGQSFPQCAQTSACTCSGGNLNTADDVNLAVRLYGTDGTTVLAEASGNAAGIAETIANTPLPSAGTFYIRVYEGTVNAIQVYSLSFTLSPGAVPTINVTQPNTALTWTAGTAQSITWTSSLVTGNVNIELNRSYPGGAWESIVANTANDGTHSWTVTGPGSATNRVRVTSINSPSATDVSDVDFTIFVPSITVVQPNGGESWNGAAANSLTWSSNGVTGNVLIELNRNYPGGVWESFGAHPNVGASIVFGSPATTTARVRLTSVNEPVATDISNANFTITIVNNAPVIVHDEHGDVEPGSATFTAKVTDDGGPITTTLFHRVSGAGAFSSTAMPFTGNPSEYAAALVVAEGAYDYFIRATDGNSTVNTDTFTFDVEDCPAAIIFDDGSAEGYNWANETPFAWAVKYTPPAYPFVLCGFQVAVAKFNPDSAHSPFTGRVLLADGAGGLPSTVVFAEQSGSVGNVVGGLAAGQVAWATVTTLDALGAPLILGGPFYVAVDNPDLGKYEAFGRDDNTASTNSYFYDGCDLQWYSENDLVPNAQGGQRMIRLLGQAIPAPTNLVIFADGNDAVLTWSGSGAPYYRVYSSLVTEGPFTTLEGSTASTTFTDVGAIPADATKFYVVVSSATP, encoded by the coding sequence ATGAATTTAGCGCTACGCATCGCGTGTGCCGCGCTGTTTTGTTTGCTGGCCGTGGAGCAGGGACTGGCCGACGAGACCTGCCCGTATTGTAACCACACTAACGCACCCACACTTCCCGAAGTGTCGCCGTGGGATGCGGTCACCGACTTGTTCCAGAAACCGAGCTGGCAGAACGGCCTGGCTCCCAAGATGTACTGTTTTGATCCGGGCACCAGTGAAGCTGACATCGTGCAGCTTATGGATCGGATCTACGCTGGTTGGAACAACCCGGCATTGTACATTTCAAATTCACGCTGGACGTCCACTGCTTACGGCACGGGCGGCGCGCAAGGCGAGCCGACCATCTTGACGTACAGCTTCGTGCCGGACGGTATCACCGTGCCCGATGCCGACTTCGGCAATCAGCCAAACAGCATTCACGCCGAGTTGACGCAGAACTTCGGCAGCGTCGCGAATGGCAAGGCGAAGTTCCGCCAAGTATTCGACCGTTGGCAAGCACTGTCCGGGATCACATATGTCGAAGAAGCCAATGACGACGGCGCCGCGCTGTTTAGCTCTCCGGGTGTTGTCGGTGTGCGCGGCGACATTCGAATTTCATCGATCGGCTTCGACGGATCGAGCGGAGTGCTGGCCTACAATTACTTTCCGAATACCGGCGACATGGTCATTGACAACGCCGAGAATTGGGGCAGTGGTACGCAGGACTATCGCTTCTTCCGTAACGTGACAGCGCACGAGGCCGGTCACGGCTTCGGCTTGAGCCACGTGTGCCCGGATGACTGCCTGTTCCTAATGGAACCATACATCTGCACGGACTACGACGGCCCGCAGCATGACGATATTCGCGGTGTTCAGCGGCAGTATGGTGATTCGGCTGAAACAAACGATACACCCGCGACGGCGACGTCCTTCGGCAGCCCCGCCGACGGCACAACGTCGCTGAGCAACATGTCGATTGACGACAATACCGATACTGACTACTATGCGTTTACGGTCCCTGCCGGCAAGCAGGTTACCGTAACGATGACGCCGACCGGTCAGTCGTTCCCGCAGTGTGCCCAGACGTCGGCCTGCACGTGCAGCGGCGGCAATCTGAACACAGCGGACGATGTCAATCTCGCGGTCCGGCTGTATGGCACCGACGGCACGACGGTTCTGGCGGAGGCAAGCGGCAATGCCGCCGGGATAGCTGAGACCATCGCCAACACTCCGCTGCCGTCCGCGGGTACGTTCTACATTCGGGTATACGAAGGCACGGTCAATGCCATTCAGGTCTATAGTCTGAGCTTCACATTGTCGCCGGGTGCGGTGCCAACCATCAACGTCACCCAGCCGAACACGGCTCTGACGTGGACGGCCGGTACGGCGCAGAGCATTACGTGGACATCGAGCCTTGTGACTGGCAATGTGAATATCGAACTCAATCGCAGCTACCCGGGCGGTGCTTGGGAGTCCATCGTGGCCAATACGGCAAACGACGGCACGCATAGCTGGACCGTGACGGGTCCCGGGTCCGCGACCAATCGCGTCCGCGTCACGAGCATCAACTCGCCCTCTGCAACGGACGTGTCTGATGTGGACTTCACGATTTTCGTTCCCTCAATTACTGTGGTTCAACCCAACGGCGGCGAGTCGTGGAATGGCGCTGCGGCGAATTCACTGACGTGGAGCAGCAACGGCGTTACCGGCAATGTCCTGATCGAATTGAATCGCAACTATCCCGGCGGTGTGTGGGAGTCATTCGGCGCACACCCGAACGTGGGCGCCAGCATCGTATTCGGTTCGCCGGCAACGACGACGGCGCGCGTGCGCTTGACTTCCGTGAATGAGCCCGTGGCCACTGATATATCCAACGCGAATTTCACCATTACGATTGTGAATAACGCGCCGGTAATCGTACACGATGAACACGGGGACGTCGAACCGGGATCGGCGACATTTACAGCCAAGGTCACGGACGACGGAGGCCCGATTACCACAACATTGTTCCATCGCGTAAGCGGCGCCGGAGCGTTCAGTTCGACCGCGATGCCGTTTACGGGCAATCCCAGCGAATATGCTGCTGCACTCGTGGTGGCCGAAGGCGCCTACGACTACTTCATTCGCGCGACGGACGGCAATAGCACAGTCAATACCGATACGTTTACATTTGACGTTGAAGACTGTCCGGCCGCTATTATCTTTGACGATGGTTCTGCCGAGGGCTATAACTGGGCCAACGAGACCCCCTTCGCGTGGGCGGTGAAGTACACACCCCCGGCCTATCCGTTCGTGTTGTGCGGCTTCCAAGTGGCCGTAGCCAAATTCAATCCGGATTCAGCGCACTCGCCGTTTACCGGTCGCGTCTTGCTTGCCGACGGTGCCGGTGGTTTGCCGAGCACGGTCGTCTTCGCGGAGCAAAGCGGTTCAGTCGGGAACGTCGTTGGCGGATTGGCTGCTGGTCAAGTGGCGTGGGCGACGGTCACAACGTTGGATGCGCTTGGAGCGCCCCTGATTCTCGGCGGACCATTTTACGTCGCCGTGGACAACCCGGACTTGGGTAAGTATGAGGCATTCGGACGCGACGATAACACTGCCAGCACGAATAGCTATTTCTACGACGGCTGTGACTTGCAGTGGTATAGCGAGAACGACCTGGTGCCTAACGCGCAAGGCGGCCAGCGCATGATCCGACTGCTTGGTCAGGCGATTCCCGCCCCGACCAATCTGGTGATCTTTGCGGATGGCAATGACGCCGTGCTGACGTGGTCGGGTTCGGGTGCGCCGTACTACC
- a CDS encoding choice-of-anchor D domain-containing protein, whose product MRPLHALPLALLLAGLIVALAPAPVGSPPTAVLDLSATCGAPAMPRAPMAVCFAEGTDPDYMAEWTQRLLDRVSSLDYNLGGRWTNTAHGATGSQGDGVTITYSFVPDGVNVEGQQSELYARMNELFADEDAWQGLFAQVFARWGEVTGNTYVLSTDDGAAWGPNSPGAIGARGDVRIAMTPIDGGSGVLAYNYFPNRGDMVIDADENWNSGANNYRFLRNVLAHEHGHGLGLEHVCPINTTKLLEPTYTPAFDGPQHDDILAGQRGYGDPYEPNDEIASPYNIGFVDGVRVVELASLDDNTDIDWWQFSVTAGRSLTLRIEPDGRTYLEGEQNGDGSCEAGTNYNTADNQNLNITLYNGVTNIELTPVPDNGVGNPDELFRYDVPANVTNLKIQVNGAVNNEIQLYRLSIESVDPATPYTLGCPLAIDTTLLGVPAMGALVLVNPPQADELTVSSITVDGPFSVNPTGPLTLAPSGELTVQVTFDGQELGLHTGTLTIQHNGPGAALVCEVKAVAITSELVFFTGTSVAFGDVPINTTDSTLVGLRSDGNVALIIQSITTAAPFGIDFHGPYTLRPGPLLRLYPRVHPTQLGEVNGMLVISHSAPSSPDTVFLTATGTPNLATPDNGALPQSFALHQNYPNPFNPATTIAFDLPQAAHVKLRVYNTQGQLVRELLHGESVAPGRHAVTLDATGIATGVYIYRIEADGFQADRKMLLLK is encoded by the coding sequence ATGCGCCCGCTCCACGCCCTTCCTCTCGCGTTGCTTCTCGCAGGCTTGATCGTCGCGCTCGCTCCGGCTCCGGTAGGCTCGCCTCCAACCGCAGTGCTGGACCTCTCTGCGACGTGCGGTGCACCGGCCATGCCTCGCGCCCCGATGGCCGTCTGCTTTGCCGAAGGCACCGACCCTGACTATATGGCGGAATGGACCCAGCGCCTCCTCGACCGCGTGAGCAGCCTCGACTACAACCTGGGCGGCCGTTGGACGAATACGGCCCATGGCGCGACCGGTTCTCAGGGCGACGGGGTTACCATAACGTACAGTTTCGTTCCGGATGGTGTGAATGTCGAGGGCCAACAGAGCGAACTGTACGCCCGCATGAATGAACTGTTTGCAGATGAAGATGCGTGGCAAGGGCTGTTCGCTCAGGTCTTCGCCCGCTGGGGCGAGGTGACGGGCAATACGTATGTTCTGTCCACGGATGACGGTGCGGCGTGGGGGCCCAATAGCCCCGGCGCTATCGGAGCGCGCGGTGACGTACGCATTGCCATGACGCCGATTGACGGCGGCAGCGGCGTCCTTGCCTATAACTACTTTCCGAATCGCGGAGATATGGTCATAGACGCAGACGAGAATTGGAACAGCGGGGCGAACAACTACCGCTTCCTGCGCAACGTGCTCGCGCACGAACATGGTCACGGTTTGGGCTTGGAACATGTTTGTCCGATTAATACCACCAAACTTCTCGAACCGACTTACACACCAGCCTTTGACGGCCCGCAGCACGACGACATTTTGGCCGGGCAGCGCGGCTATGGCGACCCCTACGAGCCCAACGATGAAATCGCGTCGCCGTATAACATTGGCTTCGTGGACGGCGTACGGGTGGTGGAGCTCGCCAGCCTCGACGACAACACGGACATTGACTGGTGGCAATTTTCGGTGACGGCAGGCCGTTCACTGACTTTACGCATCGAGCCGGACGGGCGCACGTATCTTGAGGGCGAGCAGAATGGCGACGGCAGTTGCGAAGCTGGCACCAACTACAACACGGCGGACAACCAGAATCTCAATATCACGCTTTACAACGGCGTCACGAATATCGAACTGACGCCCGTCCCGGACAACGGGGTCGGGAACCCTGACGAATTATTCCGCTACGACGTGCCGGCCAATGTGACGAATTTGAAGATTCAGGTGAATGGCGCGGTCAACAACGAAATACAGCTCTATCGCCTGAGCATTGAATCTGTGGATCCTGCGACACCCTATACGTTAGGTTGTCCGTTGGCGATTGACACGACTCTGCTCGGCGTCCCGGCCATGGGTGCATTGGTGTTGGTGAATCCTCCACAGGCCGATGAGTTGACGGTCTCTTCTATCACAGTGGACGGCCCGTTTAGCGTGAACCCGACTGGACCGCTCACGCTTGCGCCGTCGGGTGAATTGACCGTGCAGGTTACGTTCGACGGCCAGGAGTTGGGTCTGCACACCGGCACACTCACGATTCAGCATAATGGTCCGGGTGCCGCTCTGGTTTGCGAAGTGAAGGCAGTGGCCATCACGTCCGAACTGGTCTTCTTCACAGGCACCAGCGTCGCGTTCGGCGACGTGCCCATTAACACGACGGACAGCACACTGGTCGGCCTGCGTTCGGACGGCAACGTCGCTTTGATCATCCAGTCTATCACAACGGCCGCGCCGTTCGGCATTGACTTCCACGGCCCGTACACGCTGCGCCCGGGTCCCCTGCTGCGCCTCTATCCGCGTGTGCATCCGACGCAACTGGGCGAAGTCAATGGCATGCTCGTGATTTCGCACTCGGCGCCGAGCTCGCCGGACACCGTGTTTCTCACCGCTACCGGAACTCCGAATCTGGCGACGCCGGACAACGGAGCGCTGCCGCAGAGTTTCGCGCTTCACCAGAACTACCCGAATCCCTTCAACCCTGCGACGACCATCGCCTTTGATCTGCCGCAGGCCGCGCATGTCAAACTGCGGGTGTACAATACACAGGGCCAGCTCGTGCGCGAACTGCTGCACGGAGAGTCCGTTGCGCCCGGCCGCCACGCGGTCACGCTTGACGCTACGGGTATAGCCACAGGAGTCTACATCTACCGCATCGAAGCCGACGGTTTCCAGGCCGATCGCAAGATGCTGTTGCTGAAGTAG
- a CDS encoding acyl-CoA thioesterase codes for MSASLRHKVSSKLCMVQNLGVNGTLFGGNMMGWVDEAAAIFAHEYTGERYMVTLKFGEFEFHHPVREGDIIHFYCINPKIGRTSCSFEIEAITTHGTTVVKTSAVFVCVDQHGRPKPIDKRPN; via the coding sequence GTGAGCGCATCGTTACGACACAAAGTTTCGTCCAAGCTCTGCATGGTGCAGAACTTGGGCGTCAATGGCACGCTATTCGGCGGCAACATGATGGGATGGGTGGATGAAGCCGCGGCGATTTTCGCGCACGAGTACACCGGTGAACGATACATGGTGACGTTGAAATTCGGCGAGTTTGAGTTTCATCACCCTGTGCGTGAAGGTGACATCATCCACTTCTATTGTATTAATCCGAAGATCGGCCGCACGAGTTGTTCCTTCGAAATTGAAGCGATTACGACACACGGCACGACGGTTGTCAAGACCAGCGCCGTGTTCGTCTGCGTGGACCAGCATGGCCGACCCAAGCCGATTGACAAGCGTCCGAATTGA
- a CDS encoding glutamine synthetase III — MNKSLSRSDSQPAYNGTPRNGAGAPLQPTELFGINVFSLAVMRQVLPKPVYKHLLAIQDGGAELDPATADVVAAAMKDWAMARGATHYSHWFHPLHGLTAEKHQSFLIPTQDGGVITEFTGGNLLQGEPDASSFPSGGTRSTFEARGYTGWDPTSPAFLMEGRFGKTLYIPSVFLGFNGHALDKKAPLLRSIDALSKSAIRVLKLFGHDAAQVITTVGCEQEYFLVDRALYVQRPDLMICGRSLYGARPPKGQEMEDHYFGSIPERVLAFMEDLETELYKLGIPVTTRHNEVAPCQFEIAPVFERANIATDHNMLMMSVMRRVAAHHGFACLLHEKPFAGINGSGKHNNWSMADDKGTNLLEPGSTPHDNAQFLVFLTAVVRALHLHGDLMRASIATPANDHRLGANEAPPAIISVYLGDTLMEIAEAIIGGKKIEKKAISHLDIGVSALPKLPMHDSDRNRTSPFAFTANKFEFRAVGSGQNIARPNMVINTIVAESLHYMADEITAALHAEKDFNKAVHSVVQRVLTEHQGVLFGGDNYSAEWHKEAEKRGLPNLRTAVDAIPMFVTAKSIELFSRLGVLTEAELHSRYHIKLDTYLKMISIEAGLMSSMGATQILPAAIEYQRRLAASIDETEEVLSSASLTGQRSLLELLAQAIERFIKRLETLDEIRAEAPESDDHLLVSKYYRDKVIPAMQDLRAAGDELEVIVDAKLWPMPKYRELLHIS; from the coding sequence ATGAACAAGTCTCTCTCTCGTTCCGACAGTCAGCCTGCCTACAATGGAACGCCGCGCAACGGCGCTGGTGCGCCGCTGCAGCCGACCGAACTCTTCGGCATCAACGTGTTCTCATTGGCGGTGATGCGGCAAGTTCTGCCCAAACCCGTGTACAAGCACTTGCTGGCGATTCAGGATGGCGGGGCGGAACTTGATCCTGCCACCGCCGATGTCGTCGCTGCGGCGATGAAAGATTGGGCCATGGCCCGTGGGGCCACGCACTACTCGCATTGGTTTCATCCGCTGCACGGACTGACGGCCGAGAAGCATCAGTCATTCTTGATTCCGACGCAAGACGGCGGGGTCATTACGGAGTTCACGGGCGGCAACCTGCTTCAAGGTGAGCCTGACGCGTCGAGTTTTCCATCCGGCGGCACGCGCTCTACCTTTGAAGCGCGCGGTTATACTGGTTGGGATCCGACCAGCCCTGCTTTTCTGATGGAAGGCCGTTTTGGCAAGACGCTGTATATTCCCAGCGTCTTCTTGGGTTTTAACGGTCACGCGCTCGACAAGAAGGCCCCGCTGCTGCGCTCGATTGATGCGCTAAGCAAATCCGCGATTCGCGTGCTGAAACTTTTCGGTCACGACGCCGCACAGGTGATCACGACAGTCGGCTGTGAGCAGGAGTATTTCCTCGTGGATCGCGCGCTATACGTGCAGCGCCCCGACCTGATGATCTGCGGTCGCAGCCTGTACGGCGCCCGGCCGCCCAAGGGCCAGGAGATGGAGGATCACTATTTCGGTTCGATTCCCGAACGCGTGCTGGCTTTCATGGAAGACCTCGAAACCGAGCTCTATAAGCTCGGTATTCCAGTGACGACGCGGCATAACGAGGTCGCCCCCTGCCAATTCGAGATCGCGCCGGTCTTTGAGCGCGCCAACATCGCCACCGACCACAATATGCTGATGATGTCAGTCATGCGTCGGGTGGCGGCACACCACGGTTTCGCCTGCCTCCTGCACGAGAAACCATTTGCGGGTATTAATGGCTCCGGTAAGCACAACAACTGGTCCATGGCCGACGACAAAGGGACAAATCTGCTCGAGCCCGGTTCCACACCGCACGACAATGCGCAGTTTTTGGTGTTCCTGACGGCCGTAGTGCGCGCGCTGCACTTGCACGGTGACCTGATGCGCGCTTCGATTGCTACGCCGGCCAACGATCATCGCCTAGGCGCCAATGAAGCGCCGCCTGCGATCATCAGCGTCTATCTCGGCGATACGTTGATGGAAATCGCCGAGGCGATCATCGGCGGCAAAAAGATCGAGAAGAAGGCGATTTCGCATCTTGACATCGGCGTCTCGGCGCTGCCCAAGCTGCCGATGCACGATTCCGACCGAAACCGCACGTCACCGTTCGCTTTCACGGCCAACAAGTTCGAGTTTCGGGCCGTCGGCAGCGGGCAGAACATCGCGCGGCCCAACATGGTCATCAACACCATCGTCGCTGAGTCGCTGCATTACATGGCCGACGAGATCACGGCCGCCCTGCATGCGGAGAAGGACTTCAACAAGGCTGTGCACAGCGTCGTACAGCGAGTGCTCACCGAGCATCAGGGCGTGCTGTTCGGTGGAGACAACTATTCGGCGGAATGGCACAAGGAAGCCGAGAAGCGGGGCCTGCCCAACCTGCGCACGGCAGTGGATGCCATCCCGATGTTCGTGACGGCGAAGTCCATCGAACTGTTTTCGCGTTTGGGTGTGCTGACCGAAGCGGAATTGCACAGCCGCTATCACATCAAACTCGACACCTACCTGAAGATGATCAGTATCGAGGCGGGCTTGATGTCGTCCATGGGGGCCACGCAGATACTCCCGGCCGCAATTGAGTACCAGCGCCGCCTCGCGGCTTCAATTGACGAAACTGAAGAAGTGTTGTCGTCCGCCTCTTTGACAGGGCAGCGTTCTCTGCTTGAGCTGCTCGCGCAAGCGATCGAGAGATTCATCAAGCGGTTGGAAACGCTCGATGAGATCCGCGCCGAGGCGCCCGAGTCGGACGATCATTTATTGGTTTCGAAGTACTACCGCGACAAAGTGATTCCTGCGATGCAGGACCTTCGAGCCGCTGGCGATGAGCTGGAAGTGATTGTGGACGCGAAGCTGTGGCCCATGCCGAAGTATCGCGAACTCCTGCATATCAGTTAG